In Proteiniborus sp. DW1, a single window of DNA contains:
- a CDS encoding FliA/WhiG family RNA polymerase sigma factor produces the protein MAIDMLWRNYKETKDLSYKQVLIEKYIQLVKIVAGRMYNFYGGNVEYEDLVGFGIFGLIDAIDKFDINRDLKFETYAQIRIRGAIIDNLRKLDWIPRGLRKKAKEMERAINILENRLGRSATTKEIAFELKTTETEVESILSEISTLNIVSLEEALINKGETYDNLSDLDSPERIFENKELKFLLKEAIENLTEKEKIVISLYYYEGLTYKEIASVLEVSESRISQLHSKAILSLKNLLASKGII, from the coding sequence ATGGCAATTGACATGTTATGGAGGAATTATAAAGAAACTAAAGATTTAAGTTATAAGCAGGTCTTGATTGAAAAATATATTCAATTAGTTAAGATAGTTGCCGGCAGAATGTATAATTTTTATGGTGGAAATGTTGAGTACGAGGATTTAGTTGGATTTGGAATATTTGGACTTATAGATGCTATTGATAAATTCGACATTAACAGAGATTTAAAGTTCGAGACCTATGCGCAAATCAGAATTAGAGGTGCAATTATTGATAATTTAAGAAAATTGGATTGGATTCCAAGGGGTTTAAGAAAAAAAGCTAAGGAAATGGAAAGAGCAATAAATATATTAGAGAATAGACTTGGAAGAAGTGCTACTACTAAAGAAATAGCATTTGAGTTAAAAACAACTGAAACTGAAGTTGAAAGCATACTCTCTGAGATTTCAACATTAAATATAGTTTCTTTAGAGGAAGCTTTGATTAATAAAGGAGAAACGTATGACAACTTAAGTGATCTAGATAGCCCAGAGAGAATATTCGAAAATAAAGAGCTAAAATTTTTACTTAAAGAGGCTATAGAGAATTTAACTGAGAAGGAGAAAATTGTGATTTCTTTATATTATTATGAAGGATTAACATATAAAGAAATTGCAAGTGTATTAGAAGTCTCTGAATCGAGGATATCTCAGCTACATAGCAAAGCTATTCTATCACTTAAAAACCTATTAGCGTCAAAAGGGATTATATAA
- a CDS encoding chemotaxis protein CheD, whose product MEIVKVGMADYKAIKSTGILTTLGLGSCVGIALYDKVNKIAGLAHIMLPSSLEIKNNSNKAKFADTAIEELLKEMLLLGANRRYLVAKLAGGSQMFSFGSNVDILRIGERNVIASRKKLQELDVKIIAEDTGGNYGRTIELDSQDGSLLIKTIGHGTKSI is encoded by the coding sequence ATGGAAATAGTTAAGGTAGGGATGGCAGACTATAAAGCAATAAAATCTACAGGTATTTTAACTACTTTAGGCCTTGGCTCCTGTGTGGGAATTGCCTTATATGATAAAGTTAATAAGATAGCAGGATTAGCACATATTATGCTACCATCTAGCTTAGAGATAAAAAATAATAGTAACAAAGCAAAGTTTGCTGATACTGCAATTGAGGAACTGTTAAAAGAAATGCTCCTATTAGGAGCAAATAGAAGATATTTAGTTGCAAAACTTGCGGGAGGTTCTCAAATGTTTTCATTTGGTTCTAATGTTGATATTTTGAGAATAGGAGAAAGAAATGTAATTGCCTCAAGAAAAAAATTACAAGAGCTTGATGTAAAAATAATTGCTGAAGATACTGGAGGAAATTATGGAAGAACAATTGAATTAGATAGTCAAGACGGAAGTTTATTAATTAAAACCATAGGACACGGTACTAAAAGTATATAG
- a CDS encoding chemotaxis protein CheC, translating into MDMSALSEVGNILSASYINSLSALTGLNLKLSIPSICVDMAAAILSVPAVQFGHIGEHVIFIETQFVENNKQITGDLFLIPEVGSFEKILKSLGVIG; encoded by the coding sequence ATGGATATGTCTGCTTTATCTGAGGTTGGAAACATACTTTCAGCTTCATATATTAACTCATTAAGTGCATTAACAGGATTAAATTTAAAATTGTCTATTCCATCTATTTGTGTAGATATGGCTGCTGCAATTTTAAGTGTACCTGCAGTTCAGTTCGGTCATATTGGAGAACATGTTATTTTTATAGAAACACAATTCGTAGAAAATAATAAGCAAATAACGGGAGATTTATTTTTAATTCCAGAGGTTGGCTCTTTTGAAAAAATACTAAAAAGTCTAGGGGTAATTGGGTAA
- a CDS encoding chemotaxis protein CheC: MDLNNLNSILLDVLKELGNIGSGNAATALASMIDKKVDMKVPQVKILEFKDVGEILGDSETPVVGIYFNMTDEIEGNIMFVLDINSA, from the coding sequence ATGGATTTAAACAACTTAAATTCCATTTTATTAGACGTTCTAAAAGAATTAGGAAATATTGGGTCAGGTAATGCAGCTACAGCACTAGCTTCTATGATCGATAAAAAAGTTGATATGAAGGTACCACAAGTAAAAATATTAGAATTCAAGGATGTAGGAGAAATACTAGGTGATAGTGAAACTCCAGTAGTTGGCATATATTTTAATATGACTGATGAAATAGAAGGAAATATTATGTTTGTTTTAGATATTAATTCAGCATAG
- a CDS encoding chemotaxis protein CheW, with product MTNSNDNLKYVVFKMDEEHYGIDIANVKSIERMQYFARVPNSPEYVKGVINLRGEVVPVIDLRLRFELSQKEVDSNSRIIIVFVNDLEIGLLVDSSSEVMEINSKEIDNPPAVKDSVMEGFIKGIGKKDGKLIILIDIEQVIGIKDMGQVS from the coding sequence ATGACTAATTCAAATGATAATTTGAAGTATGTGGTTTTTAAAATGGACGAAGAGCACTATGGAATAGATATTGCTAATGTAAAATCAATAGAAAGAATGCAGTACTTTGCTAGAGTACCAAATTCACCTGAATATGTAAAAGGAGTGATCAATCTTAGAGGAGAAGTAGTACCTGTAATTGATTTAAGATTGAGGTTTGAATTATCTCAGAAAGAGGTAGATTCTAACTCTAGGATAATAATTGTTTTTGTTAATGATCTAGAGATTGGTTTACTGGTAGACTCATCTTCAGAAGTAATGGAAATAAATTCTAAAGAGATAGATAATCCACCTGCTGTGAAAGATAGTGTGATGGAAGGCTTCATCAAAGGAATTGGAAAAAAGGATGGTAAGCTAATAATTCTAATAGACATTGAGCAGGTTATTGGGATAAAAGACATGGGACAGGTTAGTTAG
- a CDS encoding chemotaxis protein CheA — protein sequence MDMNQYLDMFIEESKEHLQFLNDHLLNLEKNPDDKDLINEIFRIAHTIKGMSGTMGFNKIANLTHEMENLLDAVRSDKLSICSEIVDLLFSCFDVLDDHISNIVSNGKEGEQDDTALIQQLNDKLNCRNLEPDRNSAANKDKHVKLDLDEYVINAIKKANSEGMDAYNIVVKLSDNCLLKSARAFIVFNTLESYSEIVYSSPSTEDIEDEKFDKKFTVVLVTKKSKEEIKNDVLMISEVEKVEVEEIIFEPSGVAEDTSIDVGSHETLATSNEYNSDINLESKKLTNEKKKTTTNIIGKTVRVDIDRLDNLMNLVSELIIIKTRLEDTGNVERSNLNETIEYLERITTSLHDAVMKVRMVPIERVFNRFPRMVRDLAKELGKEIELEMSGEETEVDRTIIDEIGDPLIHLIRNSLDHGIEDPETRRERGKPTVGKIILKAYPDGNNVVIELEDDGAGINVEKVKKKAVDKGLLTQSEASDLTINEAVNLLFMPGFSTAESVSDVSGRGVGLDVVKNKIESINGIVEVETSQYKGSKFSIRLPLTLAIIPALLINLKEEIYALPLSSIREITPVKMSEIRKIQNQEVVLFRNSTLPIIRLNRVLGIQDSTEFDETTMVVVKKGDKEAGLIVDKLIGQQEIVIKSLGKFLLGIPYLAGATILGNGQISLILDVNSLF from the coding sequence ATGGATATGAATCAGTATCTTGATATGTTTATAGAAGAATCTAAAGAGCATTTACAGTTTTTGAATGACCATCTATTAAATTTAGAAAAAAATCCTGATGACAAGGATCTAATTAACGAAATATTTAGAATTGCACATACTATAAAAGGAATGTCAGGAACCATGGGATTCAATAAAATTGCTAATCTAACCCATGAAATGGAAAATTTGCTTGATGCTGTTAGAAGCGATAAATTATCTATCTGCTCAGAGATAGTAGACTTATTATTTTCTTGTTTTGATGTTCTAGATGATCATATTAGTAATATCGTAAGTAACGGAAAAGAAGGGGAGCAAGATGACACTGCTTTAATTCAGCAACTTAATGACAAGTTAAATTGTAGAAATTTGGAACCAGATAGGAATTCTGCTGCTAATAAAGACAAACATGTTAAGTTGGATTTAGATGAGTATGTTATTAATGCAATCAAGAAGGCAAATAGTGAAGGTATGGATGCTTATAATATCGTAGTTAAGTTAAGTGATAACTGTTTACTTAAGTCAGCTAGAGCATTCATAGTTTTCAATACATTAGAATCTTATTCAGAAATAGTTTATTCATCTCCATCAACTGAAGATATAGAAGACGAGAAGTTTGATAAAAAATTTACAGTGGTTTTGGTTACTAAAAAGTCAAAAGAAGAGATAAAGAATGACGTACTAATGATTTCCGAAGTAGAAAAAGTAGAGGTTGAAGAAATAATATTTGAGCCATCAGGTGTTGCTGAAGACACTTCAATAGATGTTGGTTCTCATGAGACATTAGCAACAAGTAATGAATATAATAGTGATATAAACTTAGAAAGCAAAAAGCTTACTAATGAGAAGAAAAAAACTACTACTAATATAATTGGTAAAACTGTTAGGGTTGATATTGATAGATTAGATAATTTAATGAATTTAGTAAGTGAGCTTATAATAATAAAGACTAGACTTGAAGACACAGGTAATGTTGAAAGAAGTAATTTAAACGAAACAATTGAATACTTAGAGAGGATAACAACAAGCCTACATGATGCAGTAATGAAAGTAAGAATGGTTCCAATAGAAAGAGTATTTAATAGATTTCCAAGAATGGTAAGAGATCTTGCGAAAGAGCTAGGTAAAGAAATAGAACTAGAAATGTCTGGAGAAGAAACTGAAGTAGACAGGACAATAATCGATGAAATAGGAGATCCACTTATTCATCTTATTAGAAACTCACTTGACCATGGAATAGAAGATCCAGAAACGAGAAGAGAAAGAGGAAAACCAACAGTAGGTAAAATAATACTTAAAGCATATCCTGACGGTAATAACGTAGTAATAGAACTAGAAGACGATGGCGCCGGTATTAATGTAGAGAAGGTTAAGAAAAAGGCTGTGGATAAGGGGTTACTAACACAGTCAGAAGCCAGCGACTTAACTATCAACGAGGCAGTCAATTTATTGTTCATGCCAGGCTTTAGTACAGCTGAATCAGTTTCAGATGTTTCAGGCAGAGGCGTAGGCTTAGATGTAGTAAAAAATAAAATTGAATCTATAAATGGAATTGTAGAAGTTGAGACAAGTCAATACAAGGGTAGTAAGTTTAGCATAAGATTACCTTTAACACTTGCCATTATACCAGCACTCCTAATAAATTTGAAAGAAGAAATATATGCTTTACCGCTAAGTTCTATAAGAGAAATTACACCTGTTAAGATGAGTGAAATTAGAAAAATTCAAAATCAAGAGGTAGTATTATTCCGAAATTCCACACTCCCAATAATTAGGCTTAATAGGGTTTTAGGAATACAAGATTCCACTGAATTCGATGAAACAACAATGGTGGTAGTTAAAAAAGGTGATAAAGAAGCTGGATTAATAGTAGACAAGCTAATAGGTCAGCAGGAAATCGTAATTAAATCGCTAGGGAAGTTTCTATTGGGAATACCATATTTAGCCGGAGCTACAATATTGGGTAACGGACAGATTTCCCTTATTTTAGATGTTAATTCTCTATTCTAG
- a CDS encoding chemotaxis response regulator protein-glutamate methylesterase yields MTIKVMVIDDSAFMRKIISDSLKEDKDIDVPWTAKNGQDALKQLNDVTPDVITLDIEMPIMDGISTLREIVRLYNIPVIMLSSLTVSGADSTIKALEIGAFDFVTKPTNIFKLNNEEEKHKLIEKVKIAAQVKRNSKSNTTLTRPKKIHRHFSSKEKESEYIISIGTSTGGPKALQLVIPQIPANINGSILVVQHMPKGFTKSLASRLDSMSNIRVKEAEDGERLLRGHCYIAPGNYHMTAHQEKDGVILRLNQDAVVSGHRPSVDVMMKSVAEIKNYNKIGIIMTGMGSDGANGMKSIFDSGGYTIAQDEESSIVYGMPKSAINNGCVNKILPLNEISNEIISILGV; encoded by the coding sequence ATGACTATTAAGGTAATGGTAATCGATGACTCTGCCTTTATGAGAAAAATAATATCAGACTCACTCAAAGAAGACAAGGATATTGATGTTCCTTGGACTGCAAAAAATGGGCAAGATGCACTTAAGCAATTAAACGATGTTACTCCAGATGTAATTACTCTAGATATTGAAATGCCAATAATGGATGGAATATCCACACTACGTGAAATAGTGAGGTTGTATAATATTCCAGTAATTATGTTGAGTAGTCTTACTGTAAGTGGTGCTGACTCTACAATAAAAGCATTAGAGATCGGTGCATTTGATTTTGTAACTAAGCCTACTAATATATTTAAGTTGAATAACGAGGAAGAAAAGCATAAACTAATAGAAAAGGTTAAAATTGCCGCACAGGTTAAAAGAAACTCAAAATCTAATACTACTTTAACAAGACCAAAGAAAATACATAGACATTTCTCGTCCAAAGAAAAAGAATCAGAATATATTATTTCTATTGGAACTTCAACAGGAGGACCTAAGGCATTACAGTTAGTAATTCCACAAATTCCTGCCAATATCAATGGGAGTATTCTGGTGGTGCAGCATATGCCTAAAGGTTTTACTAAATCTTTAGCTTCTAGACTGGATTCCATGTCTAATATAAGAGTAAAGGAAGCTGAAGATGGTGAAAGATTACTTAGAGGACATTGCTATATTGCTCCCGGTAACTACCATATGACTGCACATCAGGAAAAAGATGGGGTAATATTAAGACTTAACCAAGATGCTGTAGTATCAGGACATAGACCTTCTGTTGATGTAATGATGAAATCAGTTGCAGAAATAAAAAATTATAATAAAATAGGAATTATTATGACAGGAATGGGTTCTGATGGAGCTAATGGAATGAAGAGCATTTTTGACAGTGGAGGCTATACAATAGCACAAGATGAAGAAAGTAGTATAGTATATGGTATGCCCAAATCAGCCATAAATAATGGTTGTGTAAATAAAATACTACCATTAAATGAAATAAGTAATGAAATTATAAGTATACTGGGGGTGTAG
- a CDS encoding PilZ domain-containing protein, which yields MDSSELKVGDKIYIMKAEHPPRQYSSQILDILNEKEYVIAGPIRRSTIIHVELNSVIVVNYYKERIGKFVFRALVKEVWEKGIYKLKVERLNEIVKIQDRNYFRLPISLEVEKEYNAEQVYDIENGNDIETEKEICITGDISGGGLKLFSNIKHRERDKIRINFIIKDVEVSTIGEVIRVSKAKNNAYKYKYEIGVKFLDIDNYERDAIVKYIFEQERELRKKRIDFNDY from the coding sequence ATGGATTCGTCTGAACTAAAGGTTGGAGATAAAATTTACATTATGAAAGCAGAACACCCACCAAGACAATATAGTAGTCAAATACTAGACATTCTAAATGAAAAAGAATATGTAATAGCTGGACCAATTAGAAGGAGTACTATCATACATGTTGAACTCAATTCTGTTATAGTTGTAAACTATTATAAGGAAAGAATTGGCAAGTTTGTTTTTAGAGCACTAGTAAAAGAAGTGTGGGAGAAAGGAATCTATAAATTAAAGGTTGAAAGGCTCAATGAAATTGTTAAAATACAAGATCGTAACTATTTTAGATTGCCTATATCATTAGAGGTTGAAAAAGAGTACAATGCGGAACAAGTATATGATATAGAGAATGGTAATGATATAGAAACTGAGAAAGAGATATGTATAACTGGAGATATTAGTGGAGGTGGACTGAAGCTCTTTTCAAACATTAAACATAGAGAAAGAGATAAAATACGAATTAACTTTATTATTAAAGATGTGGAAGTTAGTACCATAGGTGAAGTTATAAGAGTATCCAAAGCTAAAAACAATGCTTATAAGTACAAATATGAAATAGGAGTTAAGTTTTTGGATATTGATAATTATGAAAGGGATGCAATTGTGAAATATATATTTGAACAAGAAAGAGAACTGAGGAAAAAAAGGATTGATTTCAATGACTATTAA
- a CDS encoding MinD/ParA family protein produces MHDQAEKLRQLLRKSNNYDQNNDNQKRTSNTRVMAVTSGKGGVGKTNFTINLAISLSNFGYSVLVIDADIGLANIDVLLGIFPKETISSVLTKNKKITDVITDGPNGIKIIAGGSGLYNMVQLNDESLEHLKKQIIEMESRFDYILIDTGAGISEIVMGFVAAAHEVILITTPEPTSLTDVYALIKALRIKGYNNKLKLVVNKAENSKEALSVFEKISAASSKFLSTKIENLGYILKSKQVEEAVKNQQPFITLFPNSTMSRNINSIATKIIGTSIENEKSNFQSFLSRFKAFFINNRTQ; encoded by the coding sequence ATGCATGATCAAGCAGAAAAACTAAGACAGTTACTAAGAAAATCAAATAATTATGATCAAAATAATGATAATCAAAAAAGAACTAGCAATACAAGAGTCATGGCTGTAACCAGTGGTAAGGGAGGAGTAGGCAAAACCAACTTTACAATCAACCTTGCTATTTCACTAAGCAATTTTGGTTATAGCGTTTTAGTTATTGATGCAGATATAGGCCTTGCCAATATTGATGTTTTGTTAGGTATATTTCCTAAAGAAACTATAAGCAGCGTATTGACAAAGAATAAGAAAATTACTGATGTAATTACTGATGGACCAAATGGAATTAAAATAATTGCAGGAGGCTCTGGACTATATAATATGGTGCAGTTAAATGATGAAAGTCTAGAGCACTTAAAAAAGCAAATAATAGAAATGGAAAGTCGTTTTGATTATATATTAATTGACACTGGTGCAGGTATTTCAGAAATTGTTATGGGCTTTGTTGCAGCAGCCCATGAGGTTATATTAATAACAACACCTGAACCTACTTCATTAACTGATGTATATGCTCTTATAAAGGCGTTGAGAATTAAAGGGTATAATAATAAACTTAAATTAGTAGTGAATAAGGCGGAAAACTCTAAAGAAGCTCTTAGCGTTTTTGAAAAGATAAGTGCAGCATCAAGTAAATTTTTGAGTACAAAAATAGAAAATTTAGGGTATATACTAAAAAGTAAGCAAGTAGAAGAAGCTGTAAAGAATCAGCAACCATTTATAACCCTTTTTCCTAATTCGACTATGTCAAGAAACATTAATAGTATAGCTACTAAAATCATAGGAACCTCTATTGAAAATGAAAAAAGCAATTTTCAGAGTTTTTTAAGTAGATTTAAGGCTTTTTTCATTAACAATAGAACTCAATAA
- the flhF gene encoding flagellar biosynthesis protein FlhF has translation MKIKRYLGSSTQEAMDKVKKELGSDAIILHTRSIKQPGLMGFFKRNLIEVVAAIEEKNMEKEYLSNFPNMTKDNYINVNKSHSLKNKDHLEDEIKRIRTIVEKVANTLDTKKNELPEVFSNYYDSLIDNGVNKEVAFQILDKINQQINITNKDSIQVQEIILYSIRDYLGESSPITYDGKQKIIFFIGPTGVGKTTTLAKLAANFSITQNHDVGLITADTYRIAAVEQLKVYSEIMNIPIKVVYEIKDIYKSLSNFKDKDIILVDTAGRSHKNEEQMNEIMELINSVNNKEIHLVINATTDFETIRDVLNRYSFIADFKIIFSKIDEALNLGNILNTKFYFNYPVSYLTTGQNVPDDIEIPNMDKLSKCLIGVSSYA, from the coding sequence ATGAAAATTAAGAGATATTTAGGTAGCTCAACTCAGGAGGCAATGGATAAGGTAAAAAAAGAACTAGGTTCAGATGCAATAATCTTACATACCAGAAGCATTAAACAACCAGGTTTAATGGGTTTTTTTAAAAGAAATTTAATAGAGGTAGTAGCAGCTATTGAAGAAAAAAATATGGAAAAAGAATATCTCTCTAATTTTCCTAATATGACAAAAGACAACTATATTAATGTAAATAAAAGTCATTCTTTAAAGAATAAAGATCATTTAGAGGATGAGATTAAGAGAATAAGAACTATAGTTGAAAAAGTAGCTAATACATTAGATACTAAAAAGAATGAACTGCCTGAGGTGTTCTCTAATTATTACGACTCTCTTATAGATAATGGAGTTAATAAGGAGGTTGCATTTCAGATCTTAGATAAAATAAATCAACAAATAAACATAACTAATAAGGACAGTATACAGGTTCAAGAAATTATTCTATACAGCATTAGAGATTATTTAGGAGAGTCTTCACCTATTACTTATGATGGAAAACAAAAGATTATATTTTTTATAGGTCCAACGGGAGTTGGAAAAACTACTACACTAGCTAAATTAGCTGCAAATTTTTCTATAACTCAAAACCATGATGTAGGGTTGATTACTGCTGATACTTATCGTATTGCTGCTGTCGAGCAGTTAAAAGTATACTCTGAAATTATGAATATCCCTATAAAAGTAGTGTATGAAATAAAGGATATTTATAAGTCGTTGTCGAACTTTAAAGATAAGGACATTATCCTTGTAGATACTGCTGGAAGAAGTCATAAAAATGAAGAGCAAATGAACGAAATAATGGAGTTAATTAACTCAGTAAACAATAAAGAGATACATCTTGTCATAAATGCAACTACTGATTTTGAAACTATTAGGGATGTATTAAATAGATATAGTTTTATTGCAGACTTTAAGATAATATTTAGTAAAATAGATGAGGCGCTTAATTTGGGGAATATTTTAAATACAAAATTCTATTTTAATTATCCAGTATCATATTTAACTACTGGTCAAAACGTTCCAGATGATATTGAGATACCTAATATGGATAAACTGAGCAAATGTTTGATTGGAGTATCTAGCTATGCATGA
- the flhA gene encoding flagellar biosynthesis protein FlhA: MKRGDIFVALAIIAIIMIIIIPVPMGALDVLLSFNISLALLVLLISMYTKDALQFSIFPSLLLITTLFRLALNISTTRYILSEGQAGDVIEAFGNFVIQGNVFVGLIIFLIIVIINFIVITKGSERVAEVAARFTLDAMPGKQMSIDADLNSGLITEQDAKKRRKEIQQQADFYGAMDGASKFVKGDAIAGIIITLINITAGLIIGVIVKNMPIGDALVKYTMLTVGDGLVSQIPALLISTATGIVVTRAGSESNLGQDILVQLFGNNPTLMYIVGGVISFIGIVTPLPNLPYLILGAIFLFVGYTMNANKRKDESQEIEISQSAEIDEIRKPENVMTLLKVEDIELEFGYGIIPLADINQGGDLLDRIVMIRRQIALDLGMVVPIVRLRDNIQLNPNEYIIKIKGVEIAKGEVLFDHYLAMDPGTSQGDIVGIDTIEPAFGLPAKWITEQEREKAEVLGYTVVDPPSIIATHLTEIIRRNACELLSRQDVKVLIDNVREEHSALVEELTPKLLSIGEIQKVLMNLLREQISIRDMVTILETLADYASVTRDADMLTEYVRQKLSRYITKKYVEDNKIKVITLDSELEQLIMESINQTETGSYLAIEPNKVQSILNKIVINVEKMTSIGLQPIILTAPIVRIYLKRLTEQLTRDLIVLSYNEIDSSVEVQSIGMVTI; the protein is encoded by the coding sequence ATGAAACGCGGAGATATTTTCGTAGCATTAGCAATAATTGCTATTATTATGATAATAATTATACCAGTTCCTATGGGAGCTTTAGATGTTTTACTAAGTTTTAATATTTCACTAGCCTTACTTGTTCTTTTAATTTCAATGTATACAAAGGATGCACTCCAGTTTTCTATATTTCCTTCGCTATTATTGATTACTACATTATTTAGACTAGCATTAAATATATCTACTACTAGATATATATTAAGCGAAGGACAGGCAGGGGACGTAATTGAAGCCTTTGGTAACTTTGTTATACAAGGGAATGTCTTTGTAGGTCTCATTATTTTCCTTATTATAGTAATAATCAATTTTATTGTTATAACTAAAGGTTCTGAGAGAGTGGCAGAGGTTGCTGCTAGGTTTACCTTAGATGCTATGCCAGGAAAACAAATGTCTATAGATGCGGACTTAAACTCAGGTTTGATTACAGAACAGGATGCTAAAAAGAGAAGAAAAGAAATTCAACAGCAGGCAGATTTTTATGGTGCGATGGATGGAGCAAGTAAATTTGTTAAGGGAGATGCTATTGCAGGGATAATCATTACATTAATTAATATCACTGCTGGATTAATTATAGGTGTTATAGTTAAGAATATGCCTATAGGAGATGCATTGGTTAAATATACTATGTTAACAGTAGGAGACGGATTGGTAAGTCAAATCCCAGCACTTTTAATCTCAACGGCTACGGGTATTGTAGTTACTAGAGCTGGATCAGAATCAAATCTTGGACAAGACATATTAGTTCAACTTTTTGGTAATAATCCAACTTTAATGTATATAGTTGGTGGAGTTATATCTTTTATTGGAATAGTGACTCCTTTACCTAATTTACCCTATCTTATTCTAGGAGCCATATTTTTATTCGTTGGTTATACTATGAATGCCAATAAGAGAAAAGATGAGAGTCAAGAAATTGAAATCTCTCAATCTGCTGAAATAGATGAAATAAGGAAGCCTGAGAATGTAATGACCTTATTAAAGGTAGAAGATATCGAACTAGAATTTGGCTATGGTATAATACCTTTAGCAGATATAAACCAAGGCGGAGATTTGTTGGATAGAATTGTTATGATAAGGAGACAAATTGCTTTAGATCTTGGAATGGTGGTACCTATAGTGAGACTACGTGATAATATTCAGCTTAACCCTAATGAATATATAATCAAGATAAAAGGTGTAGAGATAGCAAAAGGTGAAGTGCTTTTTGATCACTATTTAGCTATGGATCCAGGAACATCACAGGGCGATATTGTTGGGATAGATACAATAGAGCCAGCTTTTGGTTTACCTGCTAAGTGGATAACAGAGCAAGAACGAGAAAAAGCTGAAGTCTTAGGTTATACTGTTGTAGATCCACCGTCAATAATAGCAACTCATCTTACAGAGATTATTAGAAGGAATGCTTGTGAACTTTTGAGTAGGCAAGATGTGAAGGTACTAATAGATAATGTTAGAGAGGAACATTCTGCCTTAGTTGAAGAGCTAACTCCTAAGCTTTTATCAATTGGAGAGATACAAAAAGTGCTGATGAATTTATTACGAGAGCAAATTTCTATTAGAGATATGGTAACAATTTTAGAGACTTTAGCAGATTACGCATCTGTTACTAGAGATGCTGATATGCTTACAGAGTATGTCAGACAAAAGCTATCAAGGTATATTACTAAAAAATATGTGGAGGATAATAAAATTAAAGTAATAACACTAGATAGTGAATTAGAGCAACTAATAATGGAATCAATTAACCAGACAGAAACAGGCTCATATTTAGCAATTGAACCTAATAAAGTTCAGAGTATTTTAAACAAAATAGTAATAAATGTAGAGAAAATGACCTCTATTGGATTACAACCAATTATTTTAACTGCGCCTATTGTAAGAATTTACTTGAAAAGGTTGACAGAGCAATTAACAAGAGACTTAATTGTTTTATCTTATAATGAAATTGACTCTTCTGTTGAAGTTCAATCTATAGGGATGGTGACTATATAA